Sequence from the Pseudophaeobacter arcticus DSM 23566 genome:
TACGGCCTCCTTCGCCGACTTCAAAACCAGACAGCCCCTATGTAGTGAGCGGGGTGCCCATGCGCAAATGCCCTTCGGGCCAGATGTCCGTCGTGAGAGCAATCCAAACAGAATTGCCCCCACGGGCGTAACACGCTGGTGGAGGGCGATCCCCGACAGGTCAGGGACCGGAAGACTTAGAGGCTTCCGGATATCGCTGTTGCGTTACGTGGATTGGCTGACAGAGTCAAGCGAAGACAGGCTTGGGCCGGGTTTCGGCCAGGTTTCGGCCAGGTTTCGGGCTGGAGCGAGGCTGGTTCAGATCAGGTCTTTTGCCGGGAGCCAGCTGTTCACAGCCGTGGCAATCCGGTTGGGGCCTGCCCCGTTGGTATAGGCGGCGACAATCGGGATGCGGGTTTTGCTGTTCGCGGCAGAGGATCCCGCCGCGAGAATCAGGGTCGGACGATACAGGGTCGAACTGCGCCCATCGCGAAACGAGGTGGTCTGTTCTATCTCCACATGGGACAGTTGCTCCAGCGGGTGATCCGCGCTGCTGTAGCCAAAGACTGACTGGCGGCGAATGGAGATCTTGCCTGTGGAGCGGTCAAAGATGATCTGCACGCGACGCACAAAGGCGCAAAAGGCAGCAATACCGAGGCCGCCGCCCAGGCTTCCAAACAATATCCCAAACCACAGATCTCCGTCTTCTGCGGTGGCGACGAGAAGACCAGCGCCGATGAAGACCAGAATAAACAAGATGAGCATGATCCCGATCAGCCAGGGCGTATTGGCGATAATCAGTTGGTCTGAGGTGTTTCGCGTGATTCGCATGGTTACATCCTAGTGAAATTGATGCGCACGAGAAGGTCAGCTGCCGACCTGGGCTTGACTCAGGCAGGCAGAGGCTCGCAACATCGGGCAGAGAGGTGCCCCATCAAAGGACCGGATCTCACCGAACTACTGGGCGCCGCGAGGCAGACACCGCATCAGGTAACACAGGCGAAGGCGTCAAGTCTTCGCATGGCCGACCGGGCAGCCATCTGGCTGAGGGAGGACCAAGAGAGATGCGTGTATTCACGATACTGGGGCCATCACAATCTGGCAAAACGACCCTGGCAAGGGCACTGGCTGGCCTCGACGGGGTCATGGGCAAACGGCAGGAAACGGCAACGGTTGCAGCGATGCAGCCGTTTTCGTTTATGGGAGAGGACTGGGCGGTCATTGACATCTCTGGCGGCGCCGAAAACCAGGCCCAGATCGGGCCTGTGCTGACGGCCAGCGATGCGGCGGTGCTTTGTGTGCCTGCGGATCCGGAGGCCGCGGTTCTGGCCGCGCCTTATCTGCGCCAGCTTGAAGAGGCCGGCATTCCCGCCTTTCTGTTTATCAACCGTATAGATCAGGCCAGGGGCCGCATTGCCGATATCATCGCCGCCCTGCAAACCTACAGCAATCACGGCATCGTTCTGCGCCAGGTGCCAATCCGCAAAGCGGGTCAGGTGGTGGGGGCGGTGGATTTGATCTCGGAAAGGGCCTGGAAATACATCGAAGGCCAGCCCTCGGCCCTGATTGAATTGCCGACGGAAATGCAGCGGCGCGAAAAGGCAGCCCGCAGCGAGATGTTGGAAGCCCTGGCGGATTTTGACGATCATTTGCTGGAGGAGCTGATTGAGGACCGCGAGGTTCTGGCAACAGAGGCCTATGACATTGCCACCCGGTTGTTGCAGCATAGCGATCTGTTCCCCGCCTTGCTGGGGGCGGCGGAACACAGCAACGGGGTGTTGCGCCTGATGAAATCCCTGCGTCATGAGGTGCCGCATGTGGAAGCCACCCGGGCGCGGCTGGCCAAACTGGGAGAGGGCCTGGCGGATGTGGTCGCTGTCGGCTGCATGGCGGATCAGGTCAAACATCTTGGCAAAACCGTCCTGCTGCGTGCCTTGGATGGCGGTCTGGGCGCGGGCAATCCGGTTGGTGGCAGCACCCTGGGCGGGCTGACCGGGCTGGCCACTGGCGCCGAGGAGGGGCAGGGGGATCGCGGCAGCACCGACCCGTCGCGCAACGGGTTGGAGGCCGGGGACATTGGCCAAGCGGTGAAGTCGGACCATCTGAACCTTGGCTTTTGCTATTCTGCCGATGGCAGCGCCGGGCTGCCGGAGTGGGCGCAGCCACGGCCTTCGACCTATCGGCGTTTGGTCATGCCGGTGCATGAGCGCGATGAGGCGCGCCTCTCGGCGGCGCTGGATCGTCTGGTGGGGATCGACCCGGCGGTTCGATTGGAACAGGATGCGATTTCCGGGCGCGCGCTGTTGTATCTGCAGGGGCCGCTGCATCTGCGCCGGGTGCTTGCCACGCTGGAAACCGAATTTGGCGTCGAAGCCGTTGGCGAGCAGGTGCCGCCAGCCTTTTGTGAAACCATCAGAAAGCCAATGGAACTGCGCTACCGTCACCGCAAACAGTCAGGCGGGGCGGGGCAATTTGCCGATGTCGTGATCGAAATCCACCCGCTGCCACGGGGCGGCGGCTTTCAGTTCCATGATAGGGTCAAGGGCGGCGCGGTGCCAAAGGTCTATATTCCCTCAGTTGAGGCCGGCGTGCGCGAGGCCCTGCGCGAAGGCAACAACGGCCACCCGGTGGTGGATGTCTCGGTGATCTTGAAAGATGGCAAGCATCACGCCGTGGACAGTTCTGATTTTGCCTTTCGCATGGCGGCCAAGAATGCGGTGCGGAGCATTTTGGACCAGGCTGATCTTGTCCTTTTGCAACCCATCATGAAGGCGGCCATTCACGTGCCCTCGGTGTTTTCCGGCGGGGTGATTCCGGTGATTAGCAACCTGAAGGGGCAGGTTCTTGGCTTTGCGGCAGAAGAGGGCGCTGCGGGCTGGGATGTGCTGGAGGCATTGCTGCCGCTGATCGCGCAGGATGCCCTGTGTCACAGCCTGGCCAGCGCCACCCGGGGCACCGGCTGGTTCGAGACTGCGTTTGACCACTACGAGGAGGTCAGGCAGGAAGATCTCGCGCCCGTTTAAGCGCTCGGCTTGCCACCTGTTTGATGCCCGGCTTTGAGGCCTGGCTGACCGCCGGTTCGACAGTTGTTTTATTGACCCGGCGGACTGGCCGGTTTGGGGTTTTGGTCTTTGCCTGTGGCGCAGTTTTGCCTCCAGGGGGCGCATCGCCCCTTGCGTCACTGGGGCTTTTTGCGTGATCTGAAGGCTACGCAAAACACCGCCTTGGGGAGATTTGAAACATGGATGCCGCCACTGCCGCTCAACAGGACGCCTTGCCCGTCAGCTCAGATGCGCTTTTGGCGCAGCTTGATGACTGGGGGTTGCCCTATAGATTGTTCAGCCATGTGCCGCTGCGGACCGTGCAGGAGGCCAAGCAGGTTGAGGCAGAGATGCAGCAGCCCGGCGTCAGCAGCCTGAAGATCAAGAACCTCTACCTGCGCGATCGCAAAAAGCGCAACTATCTCATTTCTGTCGAACAGGACCGTGAGATCGACCTCAAGGCGCTGGGACAGGAAATTGGCGTTGGCGGGCTGAGCTTTGGCTCTGCTGACCGTCTGATGCAGAACCTGGGCATTCGCCCGGGCGCGGTGAGCCCGCTGGCAATGATCACGGGCGTTGACCGGGGCGTGACCTTTTATATGGATGCTGCGGCGCAGGAGGTGGATGTGATCAATATGCACCCGCTGGTGAATGATCGTACCGTGGTGATGGCACGGGAGGATTTTCTGACCTTTCTGGCCCATATCGGTTGCGACCCCCACTGGATTTGACGTCAGAACCTAGGCGGGCGCTTGGCCCTCGGTTTCCTTCTCTGCCAGATCCAGCGCCGCTGCGACATGGGCTGCTGAGGGATTGATGAACAAGACCCCTGCGGCCTCAAAACTGGGCTCATCAATGTGATCGGGAAAGGCCAGTGGCAGTTCGGTACAGGCAAGGATCACCGCCTCGCCGGCGCTTGCATGTTTCTGGCAAAACCGCAGCAGCCGTGTCCGCGCCGTTGCCGAGGCGCCGCCGTGAAAGTCTTCGTCGATCATCGACTGGGCTTCGGCAATCTCGGCTGGGGGCAGAGTGGGATTGGCCCGGATCCCGTAGGGCGCCAGAACCTCGGCGTAGTTGCGGGCCTGCATGGTGACCCTGGTGCCGATCACCAGGGCGGAGGCGGCCTTGGTTTTTGCAACCACCTGTGCGGTTGCATCAAAAATCGACAGCACAGGCATCTCGACCCCCTGGCGGATGGCATGCAGGCGCGCATGGGGCGTGTTGCTGGCAATCACCGCAAAATCGCATCCTGCGGTTTGCAGCACCAGGAGCGCGTTGCGAAACACCGCATCAAAAGCGGCCCAGCTGTCTTCTTCTCCCGGGCGCCCGCGCAGGCTGCGGGTCTCGGCCTGGTTGACCGATTCTATGGTGATCCGGGGGCAGGGAAGGGGGCCGCTGTGGGTCTTTGCACCATTTTTGATTTGCCGCTGCCAACTGCCGGCGCAAATGCCGCGATAGTAGTCTAGGGTCGAGGCCCAGCCGACGCCGCCAAGGATGCCAATTTTCTTCATGTTCAAACGCCCTGTTCCACATTCTCTCAGAGGTAGCATGGCCCTCAGAGGTAGCATGGCGGATTTGATACCGACAACAAAAACACCGCCTCCCAGGGGGACGCGGTGTTGACATTTCTACTGTCTGGCCAGGGTCAGGACTCTGGTCTGGCGGCTTAGGCAGCCAGTGCTTCGATGGCAGATTTGGCGCGCTGCATAGATCCTTCGGCATCCATCGACAGCTGATCTGCGGCGACCAGTTCAACATCGGTGATGCCAATAAAGCCAAGCACATGGCGCAGGTAGGTGGTGGCAAAATCAATATCCGACCCGGCCTGAGTACCGCCAGAGGCCACAGCGATGATGGCGCGTTTGCCCTCCAGCAGACCAACGGGGCCGGTTTCGGTATAAGTGAAGGTCACACCAGCGCGGGCCACCAGATCAATCCAGGCCTTCAGCGTCGAGGGCACCGAGAAATTGTAGATCGGCGTGCCGATGACAATGGTATCGGCCTGTTTCAGCTCGGCAATCAGTGCGTCAGACTGCGCAAGAAGCGCCTTTTGCTCATCGTTGCGCTGATCGGCAGGGGTAAAGTTGGCCCCCACCCAGGCTTCGTCGAGCAGTGGCAGCGGCGTTGCCAGATCGCGGCGGATGACGGTTTCAGGCGACAGCCGCGCGGTGATCTCGGCGCTCAGCGAACGGGTGACGGAATTTTCGGCGCGGGCGGAGGAGTCGATATGCAGAACTGTGGAGGTCATGATCTGATGTCCTATTTTGTGTTTCGTCTGCTTCAGACATGGGGTATAGCAAAAATGAACTCAATTGCTGTGTTGGCACAGGTTTTGTGCAATTTTGCGTAGATCTTGATAGCCGAATTTCACAAAGCGGATTTGAAGCGAGGACAGTGTCATGGAGAATTGGGACGAAGTTCGCACCGCCTATCAGGTGGCCCGCATGGGGACAGTCAGCGGAGCGGCCGAGGTTCTGGGGGTGCATCATGCGACGGTGATCCGTCACATTGATGCAATCGAGGCGCGTCTGGGGGTCAAACTGTTCCAGCGCCATGCGCGGGGTTATACGCCAACGGAATCCGGTCAGGATTTGCTGCGAGTGGCCCAGGCCACCGATGACCAGTTCAGCCAATTGGTGGGTCGGCTCAAAGGCCAGGGCAGTGAGGTCTCGGGGGAATTGGTGGTGACCTCGCTGTCGTCGATGTCGCATCTTCTGGTGCCGGTCCTGACCGAGTTCCAGCAGATGCATCCGGGCCTGGTTATTCGCTACCTCACTGGCGAGCGCCTGTTTCGGCTGGAATATGGCGAGGCCCATGTGGCGCTGCGGGCGGGCAATGCACCGGATCAGCCGGACAATGTGGTGCAGCCTTTCCTGAAGCAGAAAATCGGTCTGTTTGCGGCACAAAGCTACATTGATCGCCACGGGCCGTTGAAAGGTATCGATGACCTGAAGAACCACCAGTTTGTTGGCACCGACAACCAGGATAGCAGGGCGCCTTTTAATCAATGGCTGCGCGAACACACCACTGAGGATACGATCACATTCCGCTGCTCTGACGGTGTGGCGATGCAAGAGGCGGTTATGGCGGGGGCCGGAATTGGCTTTATGTCCATGTGGGAGGCCTCGCGCCGCCCGGCTCTGGTCAAGATGATGGATCCGCAGGTTGATTGGGAAGGCAGCCTTTGGCTGGTGACCCATGTGGACCTGCACCGAACCAATAAGGTCCAGAGCTTTCTCAGCTTTCTGAAAGAGCGCGCCAAGGCCTGGCAGCAATGAGCCCGGTGCAACGCGCCCATGGCGCCATGCTGCTGTTTTCGGTCCTGGTGGCGGGGTCGTTTTCGCTGGGGGTGCTGATCGCCAATGATATCGCACCAATGGCGCTGAATGCGGTGCGTTTTGTCATCGCAGCTGTGGTGATTGGCGCGGTCGCGGGGCTAAGTGGCAAGCTGCGGCGTCATCATTTCCACGCCCCCTGGCGGTATCTGGTGATGGGCGCGCTGTTTGCCAGCTACTTTGTGCTGATGTTCTATGGGTTGCAGACGGCAGATCCGGTCAGCGCCTCGGCGGTCTTTACCCTCACCCCGGTGCTCAGCGGCATCTTTGGCTATCTGCTGCTGCGCCAGATCACCACGCCGCGCATGGCGCTGGCGCTAGGTATCGGCGCGGCAGGGGCGCTTTGGGTGATTTTCAAGGCGGACCTGGCGGCGCTGCGGGCCTTTGATATTGGCCGCGGAGAGATGATCTATTTTGTCGGCTGTGTCGCCCATGCGATCTATACGCCCATCGTGCGCAAGCTGAACCGGGGCGAGCCGGCGATTGCCTTTACCTTTGGCACCCTGATGGCCGGGGCGCTGGTTCTGCTGGTCGTTGGCTGGGGAGATATCAGGGCAACCCAGTGGGACGCCCTGCCGATGCTGGTCTGGGTTGGTATCTTTTATGTGGCAATCTTTGCCAGCGCCATGACCTTTGTGTTGCTGCAATTTGCCAGTTTGCACCTGCCGGCAGCCAAGGTCATGGCCTATACCTATCTGACCCCCAGTTGGGTGATTGTCTGGCAGGTGGCGCTGGGCAACCCGGCACCAACCGGGCTGATCCTGGTGGGGATCGCGCTGACCGTGGTGGCGCTGGTGCTGCTGCTTGAGGACGCGGCCAAGCCGGTGCGCCGGGCCAAGGCCTGAAGGGGGGCAGTCTCGCTCAGGCCTTTCAGGCCTCGGTGATGTCCGCCGTCTCGGGCTGGCCGTCCAGTTCGCTGGCCAGGAAGCGTTCAAAGGCATCCAGGTTCACCGGCTCGAACTGGCCAAACCCCTGCATCCAGACCGAAGTCGCCCGCATGGCGTCGGGCTGCAGTTTGCACCATTTCACCCGGCCGCGTTTTTCCTGCGCGATGAGACCCGCGCGGGTCAGGATGGTGAGGTGTTTGGAAATCGCCGCCAGCGACATCTCAAAAGGTTCAGCCACATCGGTTACGGCCATATCATCCTCCAACAACATGGTGAGGATCGCCCGACGGGTCGGGTCGGCCAGAGCGGCAAAGACTGTATCAAGTTCACTGGACATCTGGCGCAGACTATTCGGCTCTGGGGTCAAATGAAAGCACAGAACAGGGGCTGAACGCTCCGCTTTACGTTAAACGCCCTGAGCCAGAATGATCCCGCCAGATATCAAGAGCAGGAGCAACACCGCCCGGCGAAAGCTGTTTTCGCTGACGCCTTTGAAGGCTCTGACCCCAAGAAGGGTGCCGATGATGGTAAAGGGGGTCGAAATGGCGACATAGATCATCAGCTCACCGTCCAATTTTCCAATCACGAGCAGCGCGAGTGAGGCAAAAGCCAGCACAAGAAGATTGAAAGGCTGATACCGCGCCCGCTGTTCGCGCGCGGAAAACCCTCTGAGCTGCAACCAGACCAGTGGCAAGACGCCGGAAAGCCCGGCAAAGCCTCCCAGAATACCGCTGGCAAATCCGACACCTCTATCGGCCAGCCCCTCCGGAGATGCCGAGGCTGCCTGCTTTGGCCAGCCTGCAACTTGCAAAAGGGTGTAAGTCACCAAAAAACCACCAACACTGGCTTTGACCAGAGCCGGGTTCATCAGGGCGAGCGCAGCAGCGCCAAGGGGCACGCCCAAGACACCGCCAGAAAGCAGATAACTGCATTTGCGCCAGTTCAGCTCAACCGATAATTTCAACAGCCCGATAAGCTGCCCGACCAAAGCGGAGATGATAATGAGCGGCGGAACAATATGTGCTGGTAAGGCCAGAAACCAGAAGCCGGAGGCGACAAGCGCAGTGCCAAAGCCGGCAAAGCCGTTGATGAAGCCAGCTGTAGAGGCTCCAACGACCAGCAGGATAACGAGTTGTATTTCGATAGGGCTGCTCCTCGATCACTGCGCGCACAATCTTAGCTCTTATGTGGTTTGGCAAGCGAAGACCCTGCCTTGCCGCAAGGGGGGGGCAGGAGCCTGCGATGCGGGGAAATGTAAGATCAACCGATTGGTTGAATAAGGTCTTGGGACCCAAAGTCAGGGGGGCAGGGGTGAGTTTTCTGGATGAGAGAGAGAATGGTTCTTGAAATATTGTTTTTTTTCAATTGGTTGATGTAATTTCCACTGCGACGCTTGAACAATTGACTCTGCGGCCCCAGCGCCTTAGCACCTCTCATAGAAATCGCGTGAGGATGGCGCCTGTGACAGATGATGACCAAAAGCAGCGCATGGCGCAGCTGGAGGCCAAGCTGGCAGCGGCGCGTAAGGCCCAAGAGCCCAAGCCGCGCGCGGATGAACATTATTCGATGGCCAATCAGGCCTGGCGGATGGTGATAGAATTGGTAGCCGGTCTTGGGATCGGCTTTGGCATCGGATACGGGTTGGACCACCTCTTTGGGACCCTGCCTATCTTTATGGTGCTGTTTGTACTGCTGGGACTTGTCGCTGGTGTGAGGGTGATGCTTCGCACCGCGCAGGAGATCCAGGAACAGAAACTGGCCGAACAGGCCGATGAAAATGCAAAGGCTCAGGACTGATCGCGTGATCAACACCTGACGACAGGAGAAGCGGAACGATGGGCAAGCTGTTCTTTTACGTAGCATTGGCACTGGTAGTGGTGTCTGGCTTGGTTTTTGCGCCTGAGCACGCTGCTCTGGCGATCCACCCGATGGATCAGTTCAATGTGGCCTCCCTGACCGGCGGCGCAGTGGGCACCTTTGCAATCACCAATGTCACCCTCTGGCTTGCCCTGGCGGTTGCCTGCGTCTTCTTGCTGATGGTTGTCGGCTCTTCGCGCCGCGCCATCGTGCCTGGCCGCGCCCAGTCGGTTGCGGAACTGACCTACGGGTTCATCTACAAGATGGTTGAAGATGTCGCCGGCAAAGATGGCGTCAAGTTCTTCCCCTATATCATGACCCTGTTCATGTTCATCCTGATGGCCAACTTCCTGGGCCTGATCCCGATGTCCTTTACCACCACCTCGCATATCGCTGTCACCGCGATCCTGGCGGGCCTGGTGTTCCTGACCGTCACCATCGTTGGCTTTGTCAAAAATGGTGCCGGTTTCCTTGGCCTGTTCTGGGTTTCCAGCGCGCCTTTGGCGCTGCGCCCCATCCTGGCCATTATCGAGCTGATTTCCTACTTCGTACGCCCCGTGAGCCACAGCATTCGTCTGGCTGGCAACGTGATGGCGGGCCACGCGGTTCTGAAGGTTTTTGCAGGTTTTGCAGGCGCTCTGGGCCTGTTCAGCTTCCTGCCGATCTTTGCCATCACCGCAGTCTACGCTCTCGAAGTTCTGGTGGCCTTTATCCAGGCCTATGTCTTTACCATTCTGACCTGCGTGTATCTGAAAGATGCCCTGCATCCGAGCCACTAAGGTCTAGATCCAACACGTTCCCCGCTGATCCGATCCCGGGTCAGCGAGATCCCAAATCACCACATTCCATCGTAAGGAGAAACATCATGGAACTCGTAGCAGCAGCAGCTCTCGGCAAATTCATCGGCGCAGGCCTGGCAGCAATTGGTTCCGGCGCAGCCGCAATCGGTGTTGGCCACGTAGCCGGCAACTTCCTGGCAGGCGCACTGCGCAACCCATCGGCAGCCGCCGGCCAGACAGCTACTCTGTTCATCGGCATCGCCTTTGCAGAAGCCCTGGGCATCTTCTCGTTCCTGGTTGCTCTGCTGCTGATGTTCGCAGTCTAAGACCTTAGGACACTTTATCCTTACGGTCGGGCGGTAGGCCAAACGGCCCACCGCCCGATGTAACGGCAAGTTCCCTAGGAGGACGACATGGCATCTAATACGCAAGACGCAGCTCACGGCGCCGCCGAGGCCGCGCACGGCTCTGCTCCGGGCATGCCGCAGCTGGATTTCTCGACCTTCGGGAACCAGATCTTCTGGCTGGCAATCGCGCTGGTCGCGATCTATCTTATTTTGTCGCGTGTCGCGCTGCCCCGCATTGCTGCGGTTCTGGCAGAGCGTCAGGGGACCATCACCAACGACCTTGCTGCGGCGGAAGATCTGAAAGCCAAGGCAGTTGAGGCCGAAGACGCTTATAACAAGGCTCTGGCAGACGCCCGCGCCGAGGCACAGCGTATCGCCGCCGAAACACGCGCCGAAATCCAGGTTGGCCTGGACGAAGCCATTGCCAAGGCGGATGACCAGATTGCAGCCAAGGTCGCTGAGTCTGAAAAGGCCATCGGTGAGATCAAAGCTGGTGCGTTGGAAAGCGTGAAACTTGTGGCCGCTGACACCGCCGAAGCTCTGGTAACAGCGCTGGGTGGCAAAGCTGATGCAAAAGCAGTCGCGACAGCGGTTGCCGACCGGATGAAAGGTTAAGGACATGCGCATAGTTCTGGCAATTGCCCTCACCCTTGGGGCCACCAGCCCGGCCTTCGCCGCCTCTGGTCCCTTCTTTTCGATGAGCAACACCAACTTTGTTGTTCTGCTCGGCTTTCTTCTGTTTGTTGGTATTTTGCTGTTTGTCAAAGTGCCTAGCCTGCTGGGTGGCCAATTGGACGCCCGCGCCGAAGGTATCCAGAATGAGCTGAACGAAGCCCGCGCTCTGCGGGAAGAAGCCCAGACCATTCTGGCCTCTTATGAGCGCAAGCAGCAGGAAGTTCAGGCCCAGGCCGATCGTATCGTGGCTGCGGCCCGTGATGATGCGGCGGCTGCGGCTGAAGACGCCAAAGCAGATCTGGAAATTTCCATTGCCCGCCGTCTGGTGGCAGCGGAAGAGCAGATCGCCTCTGCCGAAGCCTCGGCTGTAAAAGAAGTGCGCGACCAGGCGATTTCGATTGCTGTTGCTGCTGCCGATCAAGTGATCGCCAAGCAGATGACCGCGACTGAGGCCAACAAGCTGATCGAAGCGGCTATCACCGACGTCAACGACAAGCTGCACTGATCAAACATAATCACTGTAGCTAAGTATACCTGTAGCTAAGTAATAAAGAACCCGGCCCCAGTGGCCGGGTTTTTTGTATCCGCCGCATGGGCATTTTCCAAGGTCGGGGCGGGAACGTCGTCCCAATGACCGTATTGCGGGTGCGATTTCAAAAGAACGTGATGCCTTGGCCCGAAAATGTAGCACTGTGGCGTTAGCCTTGGCGCAGGGCCCGGCTTTGGCGCTTATACTGCAATGAAGCACGGACTGGTTGGCCTATCAAAAACGCTTGATGCGGAATTTGGCGCGGATGGCATCCTGTGTAACACTGTCTGCCCGGGATATATCTCTACGGATATGCACAACGCCGCCAACGCGAGGCTGGCCGAGGAAAACCATGTCTCTGTCGACGAAATCAAGGCGCAACGCTATGCCAATGTTGCCTTGACGGACGCTGGTCTGCCGGTCGATGTAGCAAACGCGGTTGCTTATCTTGCCGGTCCGCAATCAAACTATGTAACCGGTATCAACCTACCCGTAACCGGCGGCGTCCCTGCCGGAATTTAGGGTCAAACAATAGGACGTCTGGCCACGAATCCGCCCTGTGCTGGCACGCAGAAAGCCGGGAATTCTGGCAGGCGCTTTGCTATCTCTTCGCGCTCTCGTGCTCCAACCGCTGCTGGGCGATCTCGGCGTTGCGTTCTGCGCGCTGGTGG
This genomic interval carries:
- a CDS encoding F0F1 ATP synthase subunit A — its product is MGKLFFYVALALVVVSGLVFAPEHAALAIHPMDQFNVASLTGGAVGTFAITNVTLWLALAVACVFLLMVVGSSRRAIVPGRAQSVAELTYGFIYKMVEDVAGKDGVKFFPYIMTLFMFILMANFLGLIPMSFTTTSHIAVTAILAGLVFLTVTIVGFVKNGAGFLGLFWVSSAPLALRPILAIIELISYFVRPVSHSIRLAGNVMAGHAVLKVFAGFAGALGLFSFLPIFAITAVYALEVLVAFIQAYVFTILTCVYLKDALHPSH
- a CDS encoding AtpZ/AtpI family protein, with the translated sequence MAPVTDDDQKQRMAQLEAKLAAARKAQEPKPRADEHYSMANQAWRMVIELVAGLGIGFGIGYGLDHLFGTLPIFMVLFVLLGLVAGVRVMLRTAQEIQEQKLAEQADENAKAQD
- a CDS encoding ArsR/SmtB family transcription factor encodes the protein MSSELDTVFAALADPTRRAILTMLLEDDMAVTDVAEPFEMSLAAISKHLTILTRAGLIAQEKRGRVKWCKLQPDAMRATSVWMQGFGQFEPVNLDAFERFLASELDGQPETADITEA
- a CDS encoding FMN-dependent NADH-azoreductase, with the protein product MTSTVLHIDSSARAENSVTRSLSAEITARLSPETVIRRDLATPLPLLDEAWVGANFTPADQRNDEQKALLAQSDALIAELKQADTIVIGTPIYNFSVPSTLKAWIDLVARAGVTFTYTETGPVGLLEGKRAIIAVASGGTQAGSDIDFATTYLRHVLGFIGITDVELVAADQLSMDAEGSMQRAKSAIEALAA
- a CDS encoding elongation factor G; this encodes MRVFTILGPSQSGKTTLARALAGLDGVMGKRQETATVAAMQPFSFMGEDWAVIDISGGAENQAQIGPVLTASDAAVLCVPADPEAAVLAAPYLRQLEEAGIPAFLFINRIDQARGRIADIIAALQTYSNHGIVLRQVPIRKAGQVVGAVDLISERAWKYIEGQPSALIELPTEMQRREKAARSEMLEALADFDDHLLEELIEDREVLATEAYDIATRLLQHSDLFPALLGAAEHSNGVLRLMKSLRHEVPHVEATRARLAKLGEGLADVVAVGCMADQVKHLGKTVLLRALDGGLGAGNPVGGSTLGGLTGLATGAEEGQGDRGSTDPSRNGLEAGDIGQAVKSDHLNLGFCYSADGSAGLPEWAQPRPSTYRRLVMPVHERDEARLSAALDRLVGIDPAVRLEQDAISGRALLYLQGPLHLRRVLATLETEFGVEAVGEQVPPAFCETIRKPMELRYRHRKQSGGAGQFADVVIEIHPLPRGGGFQFHDRVKGGAVPKVYIPSVEAGVREALREGNNGHPVVDVSVILKDGKHHAVDSSDFAFRMAAKNAVRSILDQADLVLLQPIMKAAIHVPSVFSGGVIPVISNLKGQVLGFAAEEGAAGWDVLEALLPLIAQDALCHSLASATRGTGWFETAFDHYEEVRQEDLAPV
- a CDS encoding F0F1 ATP synthase subunit B', translating into MASNTQDAAHGAAEAAHGSAPGMPQLDFSTFGNQIFWLAIALVAIYLILSRVALPRIAAVLAERQGTITNDLAAAEDLKAKAVEAEDAYNKALADARAEAQRIAAETRAEIQVGLDEAIAKADDQIAAKVAESEKAIGEIKAGALESVKLVAADTAEALVTALGGKADAKAVATAVADRMKG
- a CDS encoding aspartate/glutamate racemase family protein translates to MKKIGILGGVGWASTLDYYRGICAGSWQRQIKNGAKTHSGPLPCPRITIESVNQAETRSLRGRPGEEDSWAAFDAVFRNALLVLQTAGCDFAVIASNTPHARLHAIRQGVEMPVLSIFDATAQVVAKTKAASALVIGTRVTMQARNYAEVLAPYGIRANPTLPPAEIAEAQSMIDEDFHGGASATARTRLLRFCQKHASAGEAVILACTELPLAFPDHIDEPSFEAAGVLFINPSAAHVAAALDLAEKETEGQAPA
- a CDS encoding LysR family transcriptional regulator, whose product is MENWDEVRTAYQVARMGTVSGAAEVLGVHHATVIRHIDAIEARLGVKLFQRHARGYTPTESGQDLLRVAQATDDQFSQLVGRLKGQGSEVSGELVVTSLSSMSHLLVPVLTEFQQMHPGLVIRYLTGERLFRLEYGEAHVALRAGNAPDQPDNVVQPFLKQKIGLFAAQSYIDRHGPLKGIDDLKNHQFVGTDNQDSRAPFNQWLREHTTEDTITFRCSDGVAMQEAVMAGAGIGFMSMWEASRRPALVKMMDPQVDWEGSLWLVTHVDLHRTNKVQSFLSFLKERAKAWQQ
- a CDS encoding F0F1 ATP synthase subunit C, translated to MELVAAAALGKFIGAGLAAIGSGAAAIGVGHVAGNFLAGALRNPSAAAGQTATLFIGIAFAEALGIFSFLVALLLMFAV
- a CDS encoding DMT family transporter, translated to MSPVQRAHGAMLLFSVLVAGSFSLGVLIANDIAPMALNAVRFVIAAVVIGAVAGLSGKLRRHHFHAPWRYLVMGALFASYFVLMFYGLQTADPVSASAVFTLTPVLSGIFGYLLLRQITTPRMALALGIGAAGALWVIFKADLAALRAFDIGRGEMIYFVGCVAHAIYTPIVRKLNRGEPAIAFTFGTLMAGALVLLVVGWGDIRATQWDALPMLVWVGIFYVAIFASAMTFVLLQFASLHLPAAKVMAYTYLTPSWVIVWQVALGNPAPTGLILVGIALTVVALVLLLEDAAKPVRRAKA
- a CDS encoding F0F1 ATP synthase subunit B, giving the protein MRIVLAIALTLGATSPAFAASGPFFSMSNTNFVVLLGFLLFVGILLFVKVPSLLGGQLDARAEGIQNELNEARALREEAQTILASYERKQQEVQAQADRIVAAARDDAAAAAEDAKADLEISIARRLVAAEEQIASAEASAVKEVRDQAISIAVAAADQVIAKQMTATEANKLIEAAITDVNDKLH
- a CDS encoding sulfite exporter TauE/SafE family protein, with product MEIQLVILLVVGASTAGFINGFAGFGTALVASGFWFLALPAHIVPPLIIISALVGQLIGLLKLSVELNWRKCSYLLSGGVLGVPLGAAALALMNPALVKASVGGFLVTYTLLQVAGWPKQAASASPEGLADRGVGFASGILGGFAGLSGVLPLVWLQLRGFSAREQRARYQPFNLLVLAFASLALLVIGKLDGELMIYVAISTPFTIIGTLLGVRAFKGVSENSFRRAVLLLLLISGGIILAQGV
- a CDS encoding prolyl-tRNA synthetase associated domain-containing protein, which produces MDAATAAQQDALPVSSDALLAQLDDWGLPYRLFSHVPLRTVQEAKQVEAEMQQPGVSSLKIKNLYLRDRKKRNYLISVEQDREIDLKALGQEIGVGGLSFGSADRLMQNLGIRPGAVSPLAMITGVDRGVTFYMDAAAQEVDVINMHPLVNDRTVVMAREDFLTFLAHIGCDPHWI